One genomic region from Aliarcobacter cryaerophilus ATCC 43158 encodes:
- the coaD gene encoding pantetheine-phosphate adenylyltransferase — protein MKNNDYNYTGSYKKAIYSGTFDPITIGHLDIIERAIKVFDEVIISVAKSELKKPMFSHNKRVEFVKAATAHLKNVRVVGFDTLLVDLAKDLQINTIIRGLRAVSDFEFELQMGYANSSINHNLETVYLMPTLEHAFVSSTIVREIIRFKGKFEHLVPKEVLECM, from the coding sequence ATGAAAAATAACGATTATAACTATACTGGCTCATATAAAAAAGCTATATACAGTGGGACATTTGACCCTATTACTATTGGCCATTTAGATATTATTGAAAGAGCAATAAAAGTTTTTGATGAAGTAATTATAAGTGTTGCAAAAAGTGAACTAAAAAAACCTATGTTTTCTCATAATAAAAGAGTAGAATTTGTAAAAGCTGCTACAGCTCATCTTAAAAATGTAAGAGTTGTTGGTTTCGATACTCTTTTGGTTGATTTAGCAAAGGATTTACAAATTAACACTATAATCAGGGGATTAAGAGCTGTTAGTGATTTTGAATTTGAACTTCAAATGGGATATGCAAACTCTTCAATAAATCATAATCTTGAAACAGTTTACCTAATGCCAACACTAGAACATGCATTTGTAAGCTCTACTATTGTGCGAGAAATTATAAGATTTAAGGGAAAATTTGAACATCTAGTTCCTAAAGAGGTTTTAGAATGTATGTAG
- a CDS encoding recombinase family protein: MYKFIYKTITKRGTRMSKNFTYIRKNRNNMSYTDEQKELISKYILKNSLTIYKNIEIDINRPSQEKNIIQLLENCEKNSTIIVANLNVFGRTIDRILEIVKFLLSNKIRIIVVEQNLDLLSNDDKLTLMILNIIKMTISLEKELQSLRTKEALNAKKEDGIALGKPKGTIQKSKFDEQRGKIEELLAMGLSVRKISKLLGYNNHIGLNSYVKKRDIRAIAVDKK; encoded by the coding sequence TTGTATAAATTTATATATAAAACTATTACAAAAAGAGGTACAAGAATGTCAAAAAATTTCACATATATTAGAAAAAATAGAAATAATATGAGTTATACAGATGAGCAAAAAGAACTTATTTCAAAATATATTTTAAAAAATTCATTAACTATTTATAAAAATATTGAAATAGATATAAATAGACCTTCTCAAGAGAAAAATATTATTCAACTTTTAGAAAATTGTGAAAAAAACTCTACAATAATTGTTGCAAACTTAAATGTTTTTGGAAGAACTATTGATAGAATTTTAGAAATTGTAAAGTTTTTATTATCAAATAAGATAAGAATAATTGTTGTTGAACAAAATTTAGATTTGCTAAGTAACGATGATAAACTCACATTGATGATTTTAAATATTATAAAAATGACTATCTCCTTAGAAAAAGAGCTTCAAAGCTTAAGAACAAAAGAGGCATTAAATGCAAAAAAAGAAGATGGTATTGCTCTTGGAAAACCAAAAGGAACTATTCAAAAATCAAAATTCGATGAGCAAAGAGGCAAAATTGAAGAATTGCTAGCTATGGGTCTTAGTGTTAGAAAAATATCAAAACTTTTAGGATACAACAACCATATAGGTTTAAATAGTTATGTAAAAAAGAGAGATATTAGAGCGATTGCAGTTGATAAAAAGTAG
- the hslV gene encoding ATP-dependent protease subunit HslV — MFHATTILAYKGKNKAVIGGDGQVSFGNTVLKGNATKIRTLYKGQILAGFAGSTADAFNLFDMFEAHLETCKGDLLKSVIAFSKEWRKDKYLRRLEAMMIVLNKEKIFILSGNGDVVEPEDGEIASIGSGGNFAISAARALAKHSQLDEEDLVRESLMIAGELCIYTNQNIKILKIEE; from the coding sequence ATGTTTCATGCAACTACGATTTTAGCCTACAAAGGTAAAAATAAAGCTGTTATTGGTGGAGATGGACAAGTATCTTTTGGAAACACAGTTTTAAAGGGAAATGCCACAAAGATTAGAACTTTGTATAAAGGTCAAATTTTAGCAGGTTTTGCAGGAAGCACAGCAGATGCTTTTAATCTTTTTGATATGTTTGAAGCTCATCTTGAAACTTGTAAAGGTGATTTATTAAAATCTGTTATTGCATTTTCAAAAGAGTGGAGAAAAGATAAGTATTTAAGACGTCTTGAAGCCATGATGATAGTTTTAAACAAAGAAAAAATATTTATTTTAAGTGGAAATGGAGATGTTGTTGAGCCTGAAGATGGAGAAATAGCAAGTATTGGAAGTGGTGGAAATTTTGCAATATCTGCTGCACGAGCACTAGCAAAACATTCACAACTTGATGAAGAAGATCTAGTAAGAGAGTCTTTGATGATTGCTGGTGAGCTTTGTATTTATACAAATCAAAATATAAAAATATTAAAAATAGAGGAATAA
- the rplI gene encoding 50S ribosomal protein L9 yields the protein MKVLLIKDVKTLGKAGEIKEVADGYGKNFLIGKGLALQATNEVIAKHNAEQKKLALKEEEEIKSAKELAEKINSTKLTIRHKAGANGQLIGSVTNKEISEELEKQFSIMVDKKSIVVDNKLKNIGIYEVSCKLGHSVNAILKIDIIAG from the coding sequence ATGAAAGTATTATTAATAAAAGATGTAAAAACTTTAGGAAAAGCAGGTGAAATCAAAGAAGTAGCCGATGGGTATGGTAAAAATTTTTTAATAGGGAAAGGCTTAGCTTTACAAGCAACAAATGAAGTAATAGCAAAACATAATGCAGAGCAAAAAAAGTTAGCACTTAAAGAAGAAGAAGAGATAAAATCTGCAAAAGAATTAGCAGAAAAAATAAATTCAACAAAGCTTACAATTAGACATAAAGCTGGAGCAAATGGTCAGCTTATTGGGAGTGTTACAAATAAAGAGATAAGTGAAGAGCTTGAAAAACAATTCTCTATTATGGTTGATAAAAAAAGTATAGTTGTTGATAATAAATTAAAAAATATTGGTATTTATGAAGTATCTTGTAAATTAGGACACTCTGTAAATGCAATTTTAAAAATCGATATAATCGCTGGTTAA
- a CDS encoding UbiX family flavin prenyltransferase, which yields MRLTVGISGASGVNLALKFIKQIPKDIEIFVVFSKSSKKALKLENGIKTKEIFKNDENITLFKDKNIGASLASGSFKVDKMIILPCSSNTLAKCSIGIADSLITRAFSVMLKEKREIIIAPRELPLNTIMLENMLKLSNLGVVIAPPILGYYSSQQTLEDMENFIIGKWMDLLKIDNKLYKRWK from the coding sequence TTGAGATTAACAGTTGGAATTTCAGGTGCTAGTGGAGTAAATCTAGCTTTGAAATTTATAAAACAAATACCAAAAGATATTGAGATTTTTGTAGTATTTTCAAAAAGTTCTAAAAAGGCTTTAAAACTTGAAAATGGTATAAAAACTAAAGAGATATTCAAAAATGATGAAAATATAACACTTTTTAAAGACAAAAATATAGGAGCTTCTTTAGCATCTGGCTCATTTAAAGTTGATAAAATGATTATTCTTCCTTGCAGCTCAAATACTTTGGCAAAATGCAGTATAGGAATAGCAGATAGCTTAATTACTAGAGCTTTTTCTGTAATGCTAAAAGAAAAAAGAGAGATTATAATAGCTCCACGAGAGTTACCTCTAAATACAATAATGCTAGAAAATATGCTAAAACTATCAAATTTAGGAGTTGTAATTGCACCTCCAATTTTGGGATATTATAGCTCTCAGCAAACTTTAGAAGATATGGAAAACTTTATTATTGGAAAGTGGATGGATTTATTAAAAATAGATAACAAACTATATAAAAGATGGAAATAG